CAACGTGCTCCGCTACCTGGCCCGGTGTGAAAACCCCCTTCCCGAGCTTCTGGAGATCCTGCCCAAGGCCCTTAACGAGATGCACAAGACCCTTAAGACCCTGGATGCCAAGAACCCCTACCTCCTGGTCCTCGAGGGGGTTCAGGAGGCCTTGCAAGGGGATTTGGCTAGGAGGTGAAGGATGAACTGGAACGCGCTTCTCTTCGGCATCTTCCCCTACATCGCCCTCACCTTGGCGGTGGTGGTGACCGCTTACCGCATGGCCTATAGGCCCTTTTCCGTTTCCGCCCAGTCCAGCCAGCTCCTGGAGCAGAGGCGCCTCTTCTACGGCTCCATCGCCATGCACTGGGGACTGGTCCTGGTGCTCCTTGGCCACTTGCTGGCGCTCCTCATCCCCAAGGGGCTTCTCCTCTGGAACGCGGTGCCCTTAAGGCTCTACCTTCTGGAGATCACCGGGCTTGGCCTAGGGCTTTGGGCCTTGGTGGGGACCTGGGTGCTCCTCACCCGGAGGCTTTCCGTGGCCCGGGTACGGGCGGCTTCCACCCCCATGGATTACGCGGTGTTGGTGGTGGTCCTCATCTCGGCGCTTACCGGGGTCCTTACCGCCCTTCTTTACCGCTATGGCAGCTACTGGTTCCCCGCGGTCATGACCCCTTACCTCTGGTCCATCCTTACCCTGAAGCCAAGGCCGGAACTCATCGCTGATCTCCCCTTCTGGACCCAGCTTCACGTCTTCAACTTCTGGGTCTTCCTGGCGGTCTTCCCCTTCTCCCGGTTGGTGCACATCATCACCATTCCCTTGGGGTACGTCCTCAGGCCCTGGCAGATCGTCATCTGGGTGCGCAAGCTGGCGGGGTGAATCATGGTCCATGATCCCATCCAACTGGAAAAAGAGCGTCCAGACCGGCTCCGGGTCCTCTGGTTTTCCACAATCGGCTTCACCCTGATGTTCGCGGTCTGGCTGATGTTTGGGGTGTTGGGGGTGCCCATCCGCAAGGAGTTTGGTCTTACCGATGTCCAGCTTTCCTGGCTTTCGGCCGTGGCCATCCTGAATGGCTCCCTGTGGCGGCTTCTCGCCGGCATCCTCACCGACCGCTACGGGGGGCGGCTGGTTTTCACCCTCATGCTCTTCTTCACCGCCATCCCCGCCTACCTGGTCTCCCGGGCGGGAAGCTACGAGGAGCTTCTCCTCTACGCCTTCCTGGTGGGCTTTGCTGGAAACTCCTTTAGCGTGGGCATCGCCTGGAACTCCGCCTGGTTCCCCAAGGACCAGCAGGGCTTCGCCTTGGGCCTCTTCGGGGCGGGGAACGTGGGGGCCAGCGTCACCAAGTTCATCGGCCCGTCCCTCATCGTGAGCATTCCCCCAGCGGGGTACCTGGGGGGGCTCATCCCCGGGGGCTGGCGCTTCATCCCCTTCCTCTATGCGGTGCTTTTAGTGCTGATGGGCCTCCTCATGTGGTTTGGTACCCCCGGGCAGGACAAGCGCCCGGGCCAAGGGCGGCCTTTCCTGGAGATGCTGATGCCCCTTAAGCACATCCGGGTGTGGCGCTTCAGCCTGTACTACGTGGTGGTCTTCGGGGCCTACGTGGCCTTGAGCGCCTGGCTTCCCAAGTACTACGTGGATGTCTTCGGCCTGCCCCTTCATGAAGCCGCCCTCCTCACCGCCCTTTTCATCTTCCCCGCAAGCCTTTTGAGGCCCTTTGGGGGCTACCTTTCCGACCGCTTTGGGGCTCGGCGGGTCATGTACTGGACCTTCGGCATTATCCTCCTGGCCTCCGGGATCCTCATGATGCCCGAGGGGCATATCGTCCTTTACACCAAGCAGGGGACCAAGGAGGTCATGCAGTTCACCATGAACGTCTGGCTCTTCACCGCTTTGGTCTTCCTGATCGGCGTGGGGATGGGGGTCGGCAAGGCCGCGGTCTACAAGCACATCCCCACCTACTTCCCCAAGGACGTGGGGGCGGTGGGGGGGTTGGTGGGGATGCTGGGGGCCTTAGGCGGGTTCTTCTTGCCCCCTCTCTTTGCCTACGCCCAGGCCTGGACCGGCCTGCCCCAGATGACCTTCTTCGTCCTTTTCCTCCTAGCGGGCATCAGTTTCCTCTGGATGCACCTTACCGTGTTGCAGCTCCTGCAGCAGGAGGCCAAGCAGCTGAAGAACGAGTTCGAACTGAAAGGAGATCGCCCATGCTAAAGGTTTACAAGGGGACTTGGATTCGTGAGTGGAACCCGGAAGACCCTAAGCGCTGGGACCCCGGCTTGGCCTGGCGTACCCTTTGGATCACCACCTTCAACCTCACCCTGGCCTTCATCACCTGGTTTGCGGTGAGCGCCCTGGTGGTCCGCCTGCCCAAGGTGGGGTTTGAGCTTTCCACCACCCAGCTCTTCTGGCTTACGGCCATGCCGGGGCTTGCAGGGGGTACCTTGCGCATCGTCTGGACCTTTTTGCCCCCCATCCTGGGCACCCGGCACCTGGTGACCTTCTCCACCCTCCTCCTCCTCATCCCCCTCTTGGGCTGGGGCTTCGCCGTACAAAACCCCGAAACCCCCTACTGGGTCCTTCTGCTCCTGGCCTTTTTGGCGGGGATCGGCGGGGGGAACTTTTCCGGCTTCATGCCCTCCACCAGCTACTTCTTTCCCAAGCGCCTCCAGGGGACAGCCCTGGGGTTGCAGGCAGGGATCGGCAACTTTGGCGTGTCCGTGGTCCAGTTCGTAACCCCCTGGGTTATCGGCTTTGCCCTTTTTGGTTCTCTTCTCGGGGGGCCTCAGACCTTCACCCCTAAGCCCGGGGTGTCCCAACCCATCTGGCTTCAGAATGCCACTTTCCTCTGGGTGCCCTTGGTCTTGGTGGGGGCTTGGCTGGCCTGGGTGTACTTGCGGAGCGTTCCCGTCCGAGCCAACTTCCGGGAGCAATTTGATATTTTCCGCGACAAGCACACCTGGATCATGACCAGCCTCTACATCATGACCTTCGGCTCCTTCTCGGGGTTTTCCGCCATCTTCCCCCTTCTGATCCGGGAGGTTTACGGGAAGTTTGACGGGGCTCCGGACCCCTTGAGGTATGCGTTCCTGGGGCCTTTGGTGGGTTCCTTGGCCCGGGTAGTCGCTGGGCCCGTTTCCGACCGCTTTGGCGGGGCCATCGTCACCCAGGTTTCGGCCATTGGCCTCTTCTTTTCCGCCCTCCTGGTGACCCTTTTCGCCCACCCCACGTCTTTGGAACAGTTTGCCTTCTTTGTCCTGGCCATGCTCCTGGTTTTCTTCTTCAGCGGGGTGGGGAACGCCAGCACCTTTAAGCAGATGCCCATGATCTTCCCGCCCAGGCAGGCAGGAGGGGTCATCGGTTGGACCGCGGCCATAGCCGCCTATGGCCCTTTCCTCTTCTCCACCCTGGCCGCTTATACGCAGAGGGTCACCGGAGGCTTCACCGCCTTCTTCTATGGCCTCATGGTCTTCTACGCCCTGAATCTTTTCCTGAACTGGTACTACTACGCCCGGAAAGGGGCGGAGAAGCCTTGCTAATCCCACCCCACCCTGGCCATGGCCAGGGTGGGGCCCCGGCAGGGGGCAGGGCCCCAAGGCCCGGGGCTTCCCTTGACCCAAGTCATGGCCGGGGAGAAGAGGATAAGGGATTTTAAGGGCATGGAGCTGGATGTGCGCACCCTACCCCCGCGGGAACGGCACCCCAGGATCTTTGCCCTTTTTGACAGCCTAAAGCCTGGGGAGGGCTTTGTCCTGGTCAACGACCACGACCCAAAGCCCCTCTATTACCAGCTCATGGCGGAGAGGCCAGGGCAGGTGGACTGGGCTTACCTGGAGGAGGGCCCTGAGGTATGGCGGGTGAGGATCGGCAAGAGGTAGTTCGGCCCGATATGAAAGTGGCCGAGGTCTTGAGGCGCTGGCCAGAGCTCCTTCCGGTCCTGGTGGAGGCAAGCCCGGCCTTCCAAAAGCTCAGGAATCCCATCCTGCGCAGGACCATGCCCAGCCTGGTTACCGTGGCCCAGGCGGCCAGGATAGGGGGCCTAAAGCCGGAAGAGCTGGTGGCCTGGCTGAACCGGGCCCTAGGGGTGGAGGCCACGCCAGAGGTGCTGGAGGCCAAGGATGTGGAAAGCCTCCTTGGCACCCCACCTCCTTCCTGGGTTTCCGCTCCCGTGGGATTTCGGTTGGATGTGCGGCCCATCCTGGAACAGGGTGGGGAGCCCTTCCAGGCCATCATGGCCGCGGCCAAGGAGGTGAAGCCCGGGGAGAGGCTCGTGCTGGAGGTGCTCTTTGAGCCCATCCCCCTTTACAGGGCCTTGGGAAAACAAGGCTTCTTAGCCTGGTGCGAACGGCTTGGGGAGAGGCACTACCGGGCGCACTTTTACCGGGTGAAGGTGGAAGGGGGCCAGAAGACCTCCGCTGGTCTAGTTCCACTCAGCGAGGCGGATTGGGATAACTATCAGGCGGAGGTCTCCATTGAGGAGAACCTCGAGCCCCCCTTGCCCATGATGCGGGTGCTGGAGGCCCTCGCCCAGCTAAAGCCCGGGGAGAAGCTTCTGGTCCACCACGTGCGTAGGCCCGTGCACCTCCTGGCCCGCCTCGAGGAGGAGGGGCACGCCTATCTGCTCAAGGACCTGGGCCCGGGGCAGGTGAAGATCTTGATCCGGAAAGGAGGGTAGGCCCCCAAGGCCCATGGGCTTTTGGCACTTCCTCTTCATCCGGGCGGCGCTTTTATACCTGGTCTACACCGCCCTCTTGGGCACCCTCTTCTATCTCTTCCCGAGCCTGGTGGGACCCCTTAGGCCTTCCCATGTGCACGCAGGGCTGGTGGGCTTCTTCCTGCAGATGGTGATGGGGGTGGCTTACTGGATGATGCCGAGGCCCGGGGGCTTGAGGCAGGATGCCCTCGAGGCCCTCACCTTCTTCCTCCTCAATGCCGGCCTCCTCCTGAGGCTTTTCTTGGAGCCCCTTTACCTCCTGGGGCAGGAGGGTTTGCGCCCCTGGCTTGGGCTTTCCGGTGTCTTTCAGCTTCTCGCCACCCTGGTGTTCGCCTGGGCCATGCGTAGGCGGGTGGTCACGGGGGATATGCTGAGGAAAATGCGCGAGGAAAGGGAAAGGAGGGGAGGATGAAGCCGGGGGTTACCTTTTCCGAGGCCACGGAGGTCCTCATCCTGGACCTGCCGCCCCTGCCCGAGGAGGTTCTGGCCGAGCTGCTGGCCTTTGGCGGGCTGGGGGAGGCGGAGAAGAGGGGCATGCGCCTGGATGCGGAGAGGCTTCTTGAAGGTGCGGCACCTTTCGTGGCTGGGGTCTATGACCACCTAAGCCGCCACCCGGGCACCGCCCGGGCCCTGGGCTGGGAGGGAAGGGTTAAGGAGGAGGAGCTTTACCTGAGGCGGGCCTTTTTCTCCGCTTGGCTTTCCCGCACCATCGGGGTGGACACCTCGGTGGAGTTCGCCCGGGAGGTGTACCGGGCGGGGCTTTGGCATGGGGGCCTGGGTCCCAAAGGGGCCTTCATCCCCCCGGAGTACGTGGGCCTTTCCTTTGCCCAGGTGGGGCAGTATCTGGCGGAAAGGGTGCGGGATGTGCGTCCCTGGCTCGTTTACCTTTCCGCCCAGGAGGAGGTGATGCGCAAAGGGTTTGACGCCGCCATGGCCCTAAAGGAAGGGCAAGTGACCGTAACTTTCCAGGCCTTGGGCCTGGCCCACCCCGCCTTACCCAAGCCCGTTTCCTTGCGGGCGGGGGATGTGGAGGAGGCGCTACGCAAGGTGTTCACCATTAGCCCTGCCCTAAGGGACCTGGCCCTGGAAGCCCTTCTGGCCGAGGAGGAGGTGGGGCTTTGGCTTGAGCCCAAGACCCTTTGGCGGCTTAGGCCCCGCTGGGCGGTGCTCTTAAACGGCCGGGATGTGCGCTACCTTCAGGGTCTGGCTACGCCTTTGAAGGAGGGGGATCGCCTTACCCTTCTCCCTCCGGGCCGCTGATTGACCTAGGTCATGGTGAATCCTGAGTAAAAGAATCAGGATTAAGCCGATGATGGTCACCGCCCATAACCGCGTCATCCCCTTGTCCATTCCCTTGGGGTTCGTCCTTCTGGGGGAGGTCTTTTGGCTGGTGGCCCTCTTGCTTTGGGCCTTCCATCCCGAGGCCATCCTTACTCCCCGGCACCCCTGGGGCTTGGCGGTAGCCCACCTGTTCCTTCTGGGCTTTGGGGTGGGGGTGCTCCTCGGAGCCATGCACCAGCTTTTGCCCGTGGTCCTCGAGGCGCCCCTTTACCGCCCGGAGTGGGGGTATCCGGTGATGGCCCTTTGGGGGCTAGGGGTCTTTTTGCTGGCCTGGGGTTTTACCCAGGCTTTTTTCTTGGTGCCGGTAGGCGGGGCCTTGGTGCTTTCGGCCCTCTGCTTCTTTGCTTACCACGCCTACCTCACCTTCCGCCTAGCCCCCCGCTGGAACCGGGTGGCCACCGCCTTGGCCTGGGTGGTCTTCTACCTGGTCCTTACCCCTTTACTGGGACTCTTGCAAGCCCTCTCCCAGCGGTACGGCTTCTACGACCCCGAGCGGCTTACCTGGCATCTCCTAGCTGGTCTGGGAGGCATCTTTCTCCTTTCCATCTTGGGGGTGGGCTACAAGCTTCTTTCCATGTTCACCCTTACCCACGGGGTGGACGAAAGGGTCTTAGGGCTCCTTCTTTGGGCGGCTAACCTGGGGCTTCTGGGCTTGGCCATGGGGGAGAGGCTTGGGTACCTTCTCCTTCTCCTAGCCTATGCCTTAGCCCTTTACGATACTTGGCGCATCCTCAAGAACCGCATGAAAAAGACCCTGGATATCGGGGTGCGGCACTACCTTGCGGGGCTATTCTTCCTGGGCCTTGCCCTTTTCGCCCTGCCCTTTAACCCCGTGTGGGCCGCCTTGTGGTTTGGCTTGGGCTTCGTGGGGCTTGTGGTGACGGGGATGCTCTACAAGATCCTGCCCTTTTTGGTCTGGACCCACCGCTATGCCCCTAAAGCGGGGAAAGAGAAGGTCCCCATGCTCAAGGAGATGCTGCCCGAGGGGGCGGGGTATCTGGCGGGGGGGCTTTTGGCCCTAGGGGCTTTGCTGGTCCCCCTCTTCCCCTGGGCGGGGTGGGTCTACTTCTTAGGGGCTTTCCCCCATGCCTATGCCCTTTGGGAGGTGATGCGGCGATGAGCCCGTTGGAAGAGCAGGCGTGGAACCTTTTGCGTTCGGTCTACGACCCGGAGCTGGGCTTGGATGTGGTGAACCTGGGGCTTATCTACGAGCTTCAAGTGGAGCCGCCCAGGGCCTACGTGCGCATGACCCTGACCACCCCAGGCTGCCCCCTGCACGACAGCATGGGGGATGCGGTACGCCAGGCCCTTAGCCGGCTCCCCGGGGTGGAGGAGGTGGAGGTGGAGGTCACCTTTGAGCCGCCCTGGACCCCGGACCGGCTTTCCGAGGAGGCCAAGAGGCTTTTGGGCTGGCTTTAGGGCCCAGGGGTCCTCATACCACCCCGCCATGGCTTAGGCCAGGGTGGGGTGGCATCAGATACGTCGGGGTTGGCCAAGAAGGTACCCTTGGCCCAGGGGGAAACCCAGACCTCTCAGATAGGCCAACACCGCATCGTTTTCTATCCCCTCGGCCACTACCTGTAGGCCTAGGGCCTTGGCCAGGGCCAACACCGCCGCCACCAGGCGGGCGGTGGGGCTCTGGGGGTCGGGAGGGTTTCCCAGGCGCTGGGTGAAGGCTTGGCCCAGCTTGAGCCCATTCACGGGGAGTTCGGCCAGGCGCTCCAGGCTGGAATAGCCCGAGCCGAAGTCGTCCAGGAAGATGCCCACCCCCAGATTTCTGAGGGCCTGCAGGGCCCGGTTGGCGTCCCGTCCTCGCTCGTCGGGGATCAGGGAGCTTTCCGTGATCTCCAGGACCAGGCGGCTGGGCGGGCAGGCGGTTTCCTCGAGGATCTCCGCCACCTGAAAAGGGTAGGAGGGGTTCATGAGCTCTTGGGGGCTTACGTTCACATGCACCGTAAGCCCGTGTAGGGCTTGTTCCCGGCAGGCCTGGTGCAGGACCCAGCGGCCAAGTTCCGGCATCAGGCGGTGGCGCTCCGCCAGGGGGATGAGCTCGGAAGGCGGGGCCTGCCGCCAGCGCAGGAGGGCCTCGAGGGCCACCGTTTCCCCTGTGCTCAGGTCCACGATGGGCTGGTAGACCAGCCAAAGCCCTTCGCCCCGTTCTAGGTCTTCCCGCAACGCCTCTAGGAGATGGTTTTCCCGCCGCAGGGCTTCTTGCCAATGGGGTTCAAAGAAGGCCAGCCGGTCCTTGCCTTCCCCTTTGGCCCGGTAAAGGGCGATATCGGCCCGGGCCAGGAGCTCTCCGGGGGAGAGGCCTTCCTCCCCCAGGGCGATGCCGATGGAGGTGGAGAGGTGGTAGACCCGCTCCCCCACGGGGCAAGGTAGGCGGGCCACCTCCAGTAACCGCTCGGCGATGGCGAGGGCTTCCCGGCCTTCCCTGATGCCGGTGACCAGGACCAGAAACTCATCCCCCCCTTGCCGGGCCACCAGGTCCCGGGGGCGGAGGGCGGCCCGGAAGCGGGCGGCCATGACCCTTAGCACCTCGTCCCCGGCGCTGTGCCCCTCCAGGTCGTTCACCAGCTTGAGCCCGTCCAGGTCCAGGTACAGGATGGCAAGGTGCCGGGCTTCCTTGCGGAGGCTCTGGGCTAACTTCTCCAGGAAGAAAAGGCGGTTGGGGAGGCCCGTTAGGGGGTCGTGGTAGGCCAAGTGCTGGATTCGGTCCTCCAGCTCAAGCCGCCTTAGGAAAAGGCCCAGCTGGCTGGCAAAGGCCTGGGCTAGCTCCAGGTCCAAGGGGGAGAAGGCATCCTCCCGCTCAAAGTTGTCCAGGTACAAGAAGGCCTTGCGCTCCCCTCCCAGATACACGGGTACGGAGAGGATGGCCTGGATCTCATCCACCCTTCCTGCCTCCTCCATAATCTTCCGCCTCTTCCCGTCTAGGCGGGCGTTAAAGCGTTTTAGATCCTTCCACGTGAAAACCTGGGCTTCCCGATGGCCGGTGAGGGAGAGGGGTTCCTCCGGGCGTAGGCATACTTGCCGCAGGGCATCCAGGTTGTACCCCTTGGCCGCCACGAAATGGTAACAGCCGTCCTCTTTAAGAACGGTGACGCTTCCTGCTTGGGCGGTGGGAAGGGTTTCCAGGGCGGCCTCGAGGATCAGCCCAAAGATGGACTCGGAAAGCCCCTCGGCCATGAGGGTTTCGTAGACCCGCAGGAGGTTTTTGCGGAACACGCTCCAGCGGGCCTCCCGGATTTCCGCTTCCTTCCGCTCCGTCACGTCCACCCCCAGGGCTAGGACCTCCAGCACCTCTTTCCCCGGCCCCGGTACCGCCAGCAGGGTCCACTCCACCACCCGGCCATCCTGGGAAAGGTGGGCGTGGGGTTGGTTCGGGGCCTTTAGGGCCTCGGCTACGGGGAGGGCGGGCCCTTGGGGAAAGGCCCTTTGCAAGGCAGGGTTGGCGTAGAGGAGGCGGCCCTCCTTGTCCAGGCGGGCCAGGTAAAACGGCGAGGATTCCAGCAGGGTCTCCAGCCAGCGCTCCCTTTCCCAAAGCTCCAGGATGCGGGCCAGGACCTCGGCCACCGCGCGCAGGAAAGCTTCCTCTTCCGCGGTGAAGTCCCTTTCCTCCTGGCAGTCGTCCACCCCCAAAAACCCCCAAAGCCTTCCCTCCACCCAGATGGGCACCACCAGGAGGCTTTGGATGTCCTGGGCCTCGAGGAGGGGCTGCTCCTCTCCGGGGAAGGAGGCCACAGGCCCCGCCACGGCCCGGTCTTCCAGGAAAAGGTCCAGCCAGCGGCCGTAGCCCGCTTTCCGCATGGGGAGGTTCTGGAGCTCAGGGTTTTGCAGCTGGGGGGTGGTACCCGGCCCTGCCCACTCCGCGAGCTGGCTGGTATACCAGGTGCCCTGGCGCTCTTCCAGGCGAAAGAGGTAGGCCCGGTGCGCCCTCAGGGTTTGGCCCACCTGCTCTAGGGCCTCGGCCAACCCCCTAACCCCCCGGCGCAACAGGGGAAGGAGCGCTTGGGATAGGCCTAGGCCAAAAGTCCCGTTCATAGCTAGGCCACATCCAATATACAGCCTTCTTGGAAAGGGTCAAGCCACCACGGCCTGCCCCTGGGCCTTGGCCTGGTACATGCGGGCGTCGGCGGCGGAAAGGAGGGCGTCCGGGGTGCTGCCGTCTTCCGGGTAGCTGGCCACCCCGATGTTCACCCCCAGGCAGAGCCCGTCAAAGCAAAGGCCCTGGATGGCTTTGGCGTAACGAAGGACAGCGCTTACGGCTCCCCTTTTGGGGGTGTGGGGGAAGATGGCGGCGAACTCGTCCCCGCCCCAGCGGAAAAGGCGGTCCCCGTTCCGCCTTTCCCTTTCTAGGGCCTCGGCCACCTTGATAAGGGCCAGGTCCCCCACGGCATGCCCTAGCCGGTCGTTCACCGCCTTGAACCCCGTTAGGTCCAAGACCGCTAGGGAAAGGGGATGGCCATACCGCTCGGCCCGTTTGAGCTCTTCCTGGAGGAAGCGCTCAAAGGCCCGGCGGTTGCCCAGGCCCGTAAGGGGGTCGGTGAGGGCGGCTTCCTCCAGGAGCTTTCGGGTGCGGCTTTCGTGGAGCAGGGTGGCCAGGGGGGCGGCGAAGAAGTGGGCGGCCTCCAAAGAGTCTTCGCCGAAGGCCTGGGGATCGTGGAGGTTATCCAGGTTTAAATAGGCCAAGACCTCTCCTTTGTAGGGGATCGGCAGGCACAGGTTGGCCTGGATTTCTTGAGCCCGGCCAGCGGTGTCCATAATTTCCGGCGGGGCGGTCTGGTGGCTGATGACGGCGATGGGCTCGTGTTCAAGGCTGAGGATGCGGGGCTCCCCCTTTTGCGCCTTCTTGGGGCCCAGGCGGTACCAAAGCAGTTGCTCCTCCTGGCTGAAGGTCACGGTTTGAAGATCCTCCAGGCGATATCCGAAGGCCGCCTTGTAATGGTAAGCCCCCTCTTCCCAAACCAAGAGGCTTCCGGCCTCTGCCCCTGGGACCTGGCGGATAGCCTCTTCCAGGATGCGCCCATAAAGCTCATCCAAGGGTTTATCTAAGAGTTCTAGGAAAAGCTGGTTTACCCTCTCGTGGTGGGCTTTCTCCGTAAGGCGCTCCAGGCCGAGGCCCAGGGTGCGGCTGGCCAGGAGGAGGAGCTCCACCTCAGCCCTTCGCCATAAGCGCGCTTCCTTTTGCCCTACCACCATAACCCGGCGGCTCCGGGGGGCCTTGGCGGAGGGAATGGGCAAGGCGGCCATGGTGCGCCAGCCCAGGGCCTTGAGGGCGGGTATGGCCTTGGGCTCCTCGGCATAGCGGGCGGTAAAGAGGGGGCTTTGCCCACGGTAAACCTCCCAGGCCAGGCCCTGCCCGTAGGGGAGGCCCTTTCTTAGGATCTCTAGGAGGCTGGGTTCCTCTACACCCCGGTAGGCCAGGGCCACCATGCGCTCGCCCTGCTCCTCCCAAAGGAAACCGGCCTCCAGGTGGAGGGCCTCCAGGAGGAGGGCCAAGGCTTTTTCCGCGGCTTCCCTCAGGGTGGTGGCGCTTTGTAGGCGTAGGGAGAGCTCGGCCAGAAGCCTTCGCTCCTCCAGGTCGGCAAGCCGGTCCAGCTGGAGGCTTACCGCCTGGGCAAAGCGGGTAAGCCCCTCCACTTCCTCCGGGGCGAAGGGGGCAGGGCGCTCCAGGTTGAGGATGGCCACTACCTGGCCCCGTTCCCAAAGGGGCAGGGCCAGTTCCGAGAGGACGTTTAAGCCGGGGGCGGCGATATAGCCGGGCTCCTGGCGCACGTCGGGCACGTGAACCGGCTGGGCTTCCTGTAGGGCGCGGCCCAGGACTCCGCTGGCCGGGACCTCCTCAAGGGCCAAGGGGGGGATGCTGGAAAGAAGGCGGAAGCCGCGCTCTACGGGTACCCAGACCCCCACGTGCCCACCTTCGCCCAAGGCGGCCAGGCGCTCGGGGAGGGAGGCAAGGAGGGCTTCCCGGTTTTCCGCCTGGGGGAGGGCCTCGAGGGCCTCGGTAAGGAGCCTTTGGCCCTTAGCTAGGGCCTTGGCCCGGCGGTGGGCCCTTCTCAGGCTTTCCCCAATGCCGTGGGCCAGCCAGGCGGAAAGGAGGAGAAGGGCCAGGGCCATGATGTTGAAGCCGGGAAAGAGGAGGAGAACCCCAGCCGAGAAGAAGGCCGCCAGCAATCCCAAAGCGAGCCCGTGCAGGCTGGCGGTGGCCGCGGTGAGGATCATGAACCAGGGGAGGATGTAGGGATCGGTGTAGCCCAGAAACCCTGCCAATAGGCCCATGAGAAGGGAGCCTAAGGCAATGACGGGGTAGGGCAAAACCATGTTTGCTTTATGCTATCCGGCAGCCCATCCCTTGCCTAGGGGGTGGGGGTGAGGGTGAGGTAGCCCAAGGCCCGCCCAGCGGCCTTTCTCCCTGAGCGCACCACCTCGGGGAGGCCCACCCCTTCCAGGTAGTTCCCGGCCAGAAAGAGCCCTGGGACCTTGAGGAGGGCCATGTCTAGCCTTTCTAGCCGCTCCAGGTGTCCCACCCGGTAGGCGGGCATGCCCTCGGGGAAGCGGAAGACAAAGGTGCGCTCTGGCCTTACCTCCTGGCCCAGGAAGCGGCGGAGGTCCTCCAGGGCCACCTTGGCCAGCTCCGCCTCGGAAAGCCTGGCCACTTCTCCTGAGAAATAGGCCCGCACCAGGGACCAACCCTCCGGGGCCCTCCCTGGCCATTTGCCATGGGTCCAGGTAAAACCCCTGGCCCGGTACCCTTCCCCCTGGGCGATGAGGAGCCCGTGCCCCTCCACGGGCAAGGCCTCGGAAAAGGCCAGGCTCACGGTGGCCGCAGGGGTGTGGGGGATACCCTTGAGAAGGGCGGTGGCCTCGGGAAGAAAGGGCCTTAAAAGCTGGGCGGCCACCGGGGCAGGGGTGGCCAGAATCACCGCCTCCGCTTCCCAGGTGCCCCTAGGGGTATGGAGGCGGTAGCGGCTCCCCAGGGGCTCCAGGGCCAGGACAGGGGTACCCAGGAGGGTCTTCTCTCCCACCCCCTCCTTTAGCCTCTGGGTCAGGGCGGAAAGCCCCTCCTGGAAGGAGAAAAAGAGGCTTCCCCCCTCGCGGCTTCCCCGGGCCTTTTGGGTGCGCATGGCCCCCAGGATGAGGCTGCGGTG
The window above is part of the Thermus albus genome. Proteins encoded here:
- a CDS encoding EAL domain-containing protein yields the protein MNGTFGLGLSQALLPLLRRGVRGLAEALEQVGQTLRAHRAYLFRLEERQGTWYTSQLAEWAGPGTTPQLQNPELQNLPMRKAGYGRWLDLFLEDRAVAGPVASFPGEEQPLLEAQDIQSLLVVPIWVEGRLWGFLGVDDCQEERDFTAEEEAFLRAVAEVLARILELWERERWLETLLESSPFYLARLDKEGRLLYANPALQRAFPQGPALPVAEALKAPNQPHAHLSQDGRVVEWTLLAVPGPGKEVLEVLALGVDVTERKEAEIREARWSVFRKNLLRVYETLMAEGLSESIFGLILEAALETLPTAQAGSVTVLKEDGCYHFVAAKGYNLDALRQVCLRPEEPLSLTGHREAQVFTWKDLKRFNARLDGKRRKIMEEAGRVDEIQAILSVPVYLGGERKAFLYLDNFEREDAFSPLDLELAQAFASQLGLFLRRLELEDRIQHLAYHDPLTGLPNRLFFLEKLAQSLRKEARHLAILYLDLDGLKLVNDLEGHSAGDEVLRVMAARFRAALRPRDLVARQGGDEFLVLVTGIREGREALAIAERLLEVARLPCPVGERVYHLSTSIGIALGEEGLSPGELLARADIALYRAKGEGKDRLAFFEPHWQEALRRENHLLEALREDLERGEGLWLVYQPIVDLSTGETVALEALLRWRQAPPSELIPLAERHRLMPELGRWVLHQACREQALHGLTVHVNVSPQELMNPSYPFQVAEILEETACPPSRLVLEITESSLIPDERGRDANRALQALRNLGVGIFLDDFGSGYSSLERLAELPVNGLKLGQAFTQRLGNPPDPQSPTARLVAAVLALAKALGLQVVAEGIENDAVLAYLRGLGFPLGQGYLLGQPRRI
- a CDS encoding diguanylate cyclase, with translation MVLPYPVIALGSLLMGLLAGFLGYTDPYILPWFMILTAATASLHGLALGLLAAFFSAGVLLLFPGFNIMALALLLLSAWLAHGIGESLRRAHRRAKALAKGQRLLTEALEALPQAENREALLASLPERLAALGEGGHVGVWVPVERGFRLLSSIPPLALEEVPASGVLGRALQEAQPVHVPDVRQEPGYIAAPGLNVLSELALPLWERGQVVAILNLERPAPFAPEEVEGLTRFAQAVSLQLDRLADLEERRLLAELSLRLQSATTLREAAEKALALLLEALHLEAGFLWEEQGERMVALAYRGVEEPSLLEILRKGLPYGQGLAWEVYRGQSPLFTARYAEEPKAIPALKALGWRTMAALPIPSAKAPRSRRVMVVGQKEARLWRRAEVELLLLASRTLGLGLERLTEKAHHERVNQLFLELLDKPLDELYGRILEEAIRQVPGAEAGSLLVWEEGAYHYKAAFGYRLEDLQTVTFSQEEQLLWYRLGPKKAQKGEPRILSLEHEPIAVISHQTAPPEIMDTAGRAQEIQANLCLPIPYKGEVLAYLNLDNLHDPQAFGEDSLEAAHFFAAPLATLLHESRTRKLLEEAALTDPLTGLGNRRAFERFLQEELKRAERYGHPLSLAVLDLTGFKAVNDRLGHAVGDLALIKVAEALERERRNGDRLFRWGGDEFAAIFPHTPKRGAVSAVLRYAKAIQGLCFDGLCLGVNIGVASYPEDGSTPDALLSAADARMYQAKAQGQAVVA
- the hemG gene encoding protoporphyrinogen oxidase encodes the protein MAQVAVVGGGWAGLAAALALKEAGVDFRLFEASLRLGGKVRTHKGEGFLVEGGPDASVRYKKEVLELGERFGLTPIGTLPAKPAAYILRRGKPHPLPEGLLQIVPGNLKGLARTSLLSFSGKLRALYDLFLPRGSKEDESLREFVERRLGPEVFAALVAPLAGGIYGGEPDELSLKAAFPQLLELERRHRSLILGAMRTQKARGSREGGSLFFSFQEGLSALTQRLKEGVGEKTLLGTPVLALEPLGSRYRLHTPRGTWEAEAVILATPAPVAAQLLRPFLPEATALLKGIPHTPAATVSLAFSEALPVEGHGLLIAQGEGYRARGFTWTHGKWPGRAPEGWSLVRAYFSGEVARLSEAELAKVALEDLRRFLGQEVRPERTFVFRFPEGMPAYRVGHLERLERLDMALLKVPGLFLAGNYLEGVGLPEVVRSGRKAAGRALGYLTLTPTP